The Nostoc sp. PCC 7524 nucleotide sequence CCACCAACCCCAGCCATTGATATACCAAGCCAGATAAAACCGTACCAGCCAACCTACCGCCAGAGTTAGCCATATAGTAAAAGCCAACATTCAGGGCTACTTTATCATCATCGGTAAAAGCCAACACCAAATAAGAGTGAACCGCAGAGTTAAAGGCAAATACCACACCAAATAACAGCAGTCCCCCCACAATGGCGATATTAGCGGGGATACCTAATTGTAGAGCGAGGGCGATCGCAGCTGGCACGGCTGTTAAGGTAAATGTCCAAAATTGGATAGTTTGAGATTGTGGCGGACGACCAGAACCAAAGCGTTGAATCAATGTTGGTGCTGATGATTGAATAATCCCGTAGCCAATCACCCACAACGCTAAAAATCCCCCCACTTGATAAAAAGACCAACCTAAAACCTCACGCAAGAACACAGGCAAAGCCACTACAAACCAGACATCCCGCGAACCGAATAAAAAGAATCGGGCGGCTGAGAGAATATTAATCTCTGGACTCTTAGAAAACAGTTGGCTAAACTTAACTTTCTTCTTAATTTTGCCCATGCCTTTCGGCAGCATTAACCCAGTAAACATCAGCAGGAATAAACCACCAGCCATTATTAATAGGGAATTGACAAAACCAAATCCACCTAACAAAGCACTACCAACAAAAAAACCAACTCCCTTGAGGGCATTTTTAGAACCAGTCAGCACCGCCACCCATTTAAACAAAGCAGACTGAGCATCTTGGGGAACTACCAACCGAATTGCACTTTTAGAACTCATCTTAGTTAAGTCTTTGGCAATTCCAGAAAATGCCTGAGCCGTCATCACAAACAAGACTGCAAACCACTGCGCCCAACTGGGATTCAGGTATGCCAGCATCACCAAAGAGAAAATCTGTAGCCCAATGCCAGTATAAAGAGTAACTTTTAATCCTAATTGCGAGCCAATCCAACCGCCTAAAAAGTTAGTGACAATGCCAAATATTTCGTAAAACAGGAATAGAGAAGCGATTTGTAATGGCGTATAGCCAATTTTATTGAAGTAGAGCAACACTAGCATTCTCAGCGCACCATCAGTAATGGTGAAACCCCAATAAGCCAATGTTACGAGAATATAGTTTTTGAAATTTGCTTTAGATGCTGTAGTAGTCATGGTAGTTGGGGAATAGGGAATGGGGAATAGGGAATGGGGAATAGAAGAACAAGCAATGCCCCATGCCCCATGCCCAAATCTATTTGAGATTCAATGCAACTTTACGAGCGAGTTCAACCATGCGGTTGACATAACCCCATTCGTTGTCATACCAAGCCAGAATTTTTACTTGTGTCTCGTCAACAACCATTGTGGAAAGGGCATCAATAATGGAAGAACGAGGATCATCTTTATAGTCAATAGACACTAAAGGACGCTCCTCATAGCCGAGGATGTCTTTGAGGGGTGCTTGTTCAGAAGCAGCTTTTAATAAGCTGTTAATTTCTTCTACTGTGGTAGGTCTTACCACCTCAAACACGCAGTCTGTCAATGAAGCGTTGAGTAGTGGGACTCTGACTGCAACACCGTTGAGTTTACCGTTGAGTTCGGGATAAATTAACCCAATGGCTGTCGCTGATCCAGTAGTGGTAGGAATTAAAGAAAGACTGCTAGCACGCGCCCGACGCAAATCTTTGTGAGGTGCATCGACTAGGGTTTGAGTATTGGTGTTGTCATGGATTGTGGTAATAATGCCATGTTTAATACCCAACCCTTCGTGAATGACTTTTACTACT carries:
- the arsJ gene encoding organoarsenical effux MFS transporter ArsJ, which encodes MTTTASKANFKNYILVTLAYWGFTITDGALRMLVLLYFNKIGYTPLQIASLFLFYEIFGIVTNFLGGWIGSQLGLKVTLYTGIGLQIFSLVMLAYLNPSWAQWFAVLFVMTAQAFSGIAKDLTKMSSKSAIRLVVPQDAQSALFKWVAVLTGSKNALKGVGFFVGSALLGGFGFVNSLLIMAGGLFLLMFTGLMLPKGMGKIKKKVKFSQLFSKSPEINILSAARFFLFGSRDVWFVVALPVFLREVLGWSFYQVGGFLALWVIGYGIIQSSAPTLIQRFGSGRPPQSQTIQFWTFTLTAVPAAIALALQLGIPANIAIVGGLLLFGVVFAFNSAVHSYLVLAFTDDDKVALNVGFYYMANSGGRLAGTVLSGLVYQWLGLVGCLWTSMFLVLGAAVVSLKLPDPKPSKAIAWKAGEGD
- a CDS encoding ArsJ-associated glyceraldehyde-3-phosphate dehydrogenase; the encoded protein is MKIRVGINGFGRMGRLALRAAWGWPELEFVHINEIKGGAVTAAHLLKFDSVHGRWTPEVEAEGERVLIDGTPLSFSEYAKPGDVPWEDFGVDIVLECSGKFRTPATLEPYFKRGVQKVIVAAPVKEEALNIVMGVNDYLYEPDKHHLLTAASCTTNCLAPVVKVIHEGLGIKHGIITTIHDNTNTQTLVDAPHKDLRRARASSLSLIPTTTGSATAIGLIYPELNGKLNGVAVRVPLLNASLTDCVFEVVRPTTVEEINSLLKAASEQAPLKDILGYEERPLVSIDYKDDPRSSIIDALSTMVVDETQVKILAWYDNEWGYVNRMVELARKVALNLK